In Megalobrama amblycephala isolate DHTTF-2021 linkage group LG21, ASM1881202v1, whole genome shotgun sequence, the genomic stretch CTTCATCATAGAAGCCCTACAATATAACAAACCAAAATAAAGGGTTTAAATGCATTCAAACACAGAACAGATAAGAACTGAGGATGATTTCACAGCTGATTCTCTGTAGTCCACCTGCAGCTGTAGATCAGCGTCCGAATCTTCATAAATCCTGCGAGCGACTCCACCATTTTCCAGTGACATCTTTGTCAGGAAGTCAAAGTTAACATCATGTCCAAAACCAAGACAGTAGAGGGGAAACTTCAGCCCAATGGCCTTTTTCACATTGGCCATTATCCTCTCTATGTTAGTTTCACCTgttagagagaaaaaataaGTTAGACTATTGACATTACATGCTTGAAAATCACAGCTGACTGAGTGAACTAGTGCTACGATAAAACACCATTAGCTCGTGTTTGTCAGTGTGAATCTGTGCCTGAAGTGGGATCTCCATCAGTCAGCAGGATCAGGATGGAGGCGGTTCCCACTCGTGGATGTCGATTGATCATGTCCACTCCTGCTAGAACTGCAGCGTTTATGTCTGTGGCTGAAGGAAGAACAAACACAGTTGTGTCACTTTGAGGAACAACTTTCTTACTCCTCATTTAGCGTTAGGAACTCACTTCCTCCTTCTCTGATCTTCTTCACAAAAGATTTTGCATTCTCCAGATTTTGCTTGGTAGCTTTCAGGAGTTCACGCTTCCACGTGTCAACTAAATGATCGAAGGTGATCAATCCAAAGTGGTCATCCTCATCAAGATCACTTAAAATCCTTAGCAGTGCCAAACGAGTCTAAAGAAAAACACTTCTGTCAGAAAACCTGAAAGTTATTCTTTCTTCATTACcagttttgtaaaaaaaaaaaaaaaaagaaagaaaagtaacCTCACCATGATTTCAAATCAGAAATCCCTGTTCttttaacataaaattaaacaatGATGCAAGATCCATCAAAAAATGTCCTTCAGTGGTTTTACCATCAAAATTTTCATAGCTTCTTATCCTTTTGGTTGATTTGGCTGAAACGTTGACATTTACCTGATCTATTTTTCTGCCGTACATAGAACCGCTCCGGTCAATGATAAACACCACATTTTTGGGAATACGTGGAACATCAGAGGGTGCAAAGTAGTGGACAAAATAGCCATTTGATACCTGagagaaaacaaaagaacattCTGAATATCATTCATGTCTTTTTACATAGACAGTCTTTCAAAATCCTTTATGAAATTTATTTTACTCTCATAAAGCACGTTATTGATAAATGTACCATGACTTCTCCTTTGGGATTTCGTCTCTCAACATCGTATGTTATGAGCAGGTCACCATTCAGCCCACTTTCTCCACAACTTTTACACTTGGTCTGTTGATCTCGAGTGGGGTAGAAGGTCACCCATGCCTGAAATGATCAGTTTGGTCATCTGGTCACTTTGTTTGAAGTGTAGTAGCATAATGAGAACATCTAAGCTAAGGGTTTTACCCTCATTTTAAGCTCTTACGTCTTTGTCTGCTCTGGTGGTTTTGATGGCATTGGCCAGATCACCGGTGCTCAAATCTCCTTTCACCTCCAAGAAGGAAATTCCTGGTTTCTCTTGGATGTGTACATCCATCTAATGTGAGTAAAGGAAACATGATCTTTCTATACATCTAAATTGATGATCTATTTCCCTCTTTGTTTCTTCTTCTACCTTGAAATCTGCCACCGGCTGCATCGGTTGGGCATTGATGAGTAACTCATATTTGCCGAGGCGGCGCTTTAGCAGTTCTTCGTAGGTCAACTCAAAGGTCACTTTACTAAGAGCAGCCACCGTCACTGAAGTTTTAAAGTCTTCTAAAGTCCTTCCAACAGATCTGAAATAGTAATTATCCCAGAATATTACTAAACATgctataaatgcatattttatggacctaatttaataataaaaatgtccaGTACTTGATCAGTCCAGCACTTTGTCCTCGAGATACTGCTTTACTGTACTGCTGCTGAGCTTCCTGTTTTTCCTTCACAACACCATCATATGTCTTCCCCTCTATGGTCCTATGGAGAAAAGAAAATACTGACACATATTAAACATACTTGAAAATTAGCTTGTTAGGCTTGTCTTCATATAATTTCTggatttcagacatttttatggTTAAGGGTATTGAAATTCCCTACATTCTGAATTTGCTGATGAAGGCAGTCTTGGGTATCTTGACCTCAAACTGGATCTCTTGAGATTCATTCAGTGTGTTCGCCACACGGCTTGTGATGACCGTTGTGGCGTAGCGACTGGTGACCGTGGAGTTAATGTAGAAGCTGTATATATCCACATTTTGTTTCTGTTGAGACAACAGAAGGTACTcttaaaatatgattatttattatgtGTTTTTCTGGGACAAGTTATGGGACAGGTATTTCCTCATATTCGCTGTTGCCCACGACAACACTGTATTATCACTCCCGCAGTAACTGAAAATGGCCCCCAAATACTCGTGAGTGAGACGCAATGGTCAAAGACTCAGTATAGTGCAATCTTTACGTAGAAGATGATTAAAAAGCAGCCTAGTGGAATACAAAACCGCAGTACGCGTAGGCTAAACAGCTGTGGTGAACTTTGGCACTCCTTTTCGCGTGGGATTGCTCTGCTCGTAAATTACATGAAGAAAAGGCCTTTGGACTGAAAGACAAATATGGTTTGACTACACTACTGTTTGGCTACATTTCAGTGTATACTATTGAGCAATAGAGAGTTGAGTCAAAtagctttcagttaaaaaaaaaaaaaaatgtggcattaaaaacataatcaaaattaaatggCTTGACTTTGAATAAATgttgtgtgcattttttttacctGAACAAGGAAATAGGTAGGTCAGTCACATATCTTTCCACAAACGAAACATACAAAATCAAGCTAACAAATATGAGGTTCACCTAGTCTATCTTCATCTCAAAGGTAGGtatttaaccctttaaagcctaacataaaaatctatttttttttaaataaccatttACTGAACctagacaaaacaaaaaagaaagcaTTAAAAAgattgaaaatgtgttttatgttttgaatcATATTAATACACCAGGGTTTTTAATGGCCCATATATAGAAATGGAATGTGGGAAAACACacttctttattattataaacacatctttattcagaggcccaaactgaggaaaaaaatatgcaattttgtgcagatgttattatttatatggccaaaaagaTAAGGTTCTGATAGCttttaatgtaaatcaatgagatctttgTAACAGTATAGCAAACTACCAACATAAagcatataaatattacatatatctcacaataatatatctcagataatattcaaatgcttagcTTTATGATCgaagctctgtagttttaattTTGGGGCAAAATATATAATGCAGTGCACTGCAATGATAGAGAGATGTACTAATAAACATTCCTCAAACGCCTATTGCATTTGAATAAGTCTACGTTTATTAAAGACTTCACAGCTAAAAGACACGCGTAGGCCTACCAcgattttttaattaaactaaaAGGTCTTTTACATGCTAAAAAAGGTATAGCTGAAGGCATGTACTAGATTGCAGGTTTTGTTGATAATTTAGAtgccttagtgatttataggctttatagggttaacTTTGCCTTCATCTGATTTTGTACCCTAAAGACATACAGTGCCTTATATGTTAATTGCTCACATTTTAACATCTTAAGATTTGACCCTCACCTTCTTAACAGCTTGAGAACTGGCTGAGATGAGAAAGACGCTCAAGAGAATCAGTCTGAGAGCTGCTCGATGATCCATCATGACCTGCTCAGAAAACAGACCTCGAAACACACACTCCTTTAAACTCCTGACCACATCATGCGATCGGCTATTATTGACCAGATGAAGAAACCTCCCCCTCTATTTGTTATCTGAGACTCTTGAACTCCTCATTAGAGCAGAACTTGGATGTTAGTGTGCACTTAAAGGTCCTAATAATATGAATTCACAagcttgatatatatatatgtatttccCAGTTTCAGAATTTCCAAGTATTTTGGATTTTCCCATAATAAACGGACCTCAATTATTGTGAATACAGAGGCTATGTTAACAGAGGAATTGGTAACCATGTGGCACTTATACTGTATGTTGAGACATGATATATGAAGTTATATTGCTAGCTAGTGTTTCACTCTGTACAGGTATTCTCTATTGCAGAGCACTTTCTGACATAGGCCCAGtatcacagacagggcttagattaagccaggattaggccttagtttaattaagacatttaaaggtgctaaagaggatcttttcgtcgactgagaaaccaaagactgttagtgagtttttgaaatgagctcatgcgtaagaacaacccccctccttcacagctcatttcgagggaacgcctcccaaaactcgtgcacgagtattggaacacgagtgtttaccactaTGTGGATTCactatgtcggactcaccgcaggtaactcataatctgcagttgttactcctgtctcctgacaaaaaaatagcatgcggcgcctgtggagtgtggaaagttactggagcgcgcagccgcgcacgtctcgcacaaggaacgtcatggcagtgactgacaagccagagggccaatcgcgtaaacgattggctgatgtttttaagaccctacctcgtgcacagatgatgtatattaatattattcctttcagtgcacctaataaatagtcttttatcagttagtaaagacagtttcaagtaatattgcaaaaatgtataaaacaaaacatcctctttagcacctttaagttgcttttataaatgtgccttagaaaaaaaaagaaaagaaaaaaacattactagtgtgcatcttgagacaaatcagtggcactgacatattttaagatatgtcagtgaaAGTTGCTTTCAGCTCAAACGTGCATTTTATTCCGGGACTATGCTTAAGCTTCGTCTGTGGAACCAGGGGATAGTTTCTCTATTTATACAAGCAGTGATATTTTGCAATCTATGCTATGCTATTCCATACTTAATAAGGAGAACTCAGACAAGATGGTTGAGTTGTGCCCAAAGCAGTATTTATTGGCAGATGGTGAGACATAAGGCATATTattctgagatataaaatgaaaatatgcattttatgtaagtatTCTGCTGTTATAATGGTCTCAATGATTTACATTACGAGCTATTGGAATTTTAAATTACGTTTTgagccatataaatatcagcatctgcaccaaattgcatatttttgctcattttggGCCTCTTATTATAATTGAGGTGTTTATCCTCCTTGAGtatgagctccatattctcatAGGTTGAATAACTGTTCCATTTATTATTtccatatattattttaaatgtcagGCTCGTATAAAAGTGCCTGCAGGGGGCGCTTTGTGACTTCACTACTGTACTGTAGGCCAACTCAAGGTGAAATGACTCCTGACTGCACAAAAATTTgactttaaatacattttattcacaGTGTAATCAATCTATTTCCATTCTTATGCTCTAAATGTTAAGTTGCAGAGTTATGGTAGCCGAATAATGTTGATTTCTttgcttaaaaataaaaaagtgcccCCTCAATACAATAACCCGATGAACCTACAGTACTGTAAATATTCACCAATATTTACTTCTTACACAAGAGGAAATGAAAAAAGCAAAATCATTtactcttttatttttttacacaagaaCACATAACTGTGTATTATAAACTCTGAGGAACCATTGTTGCGTTAAAAGGATCAAATGACCTCGTTGAAAGAGACAAAAGCATTTAATGAATGTGACGGGGGCAGGTCTGAGAAATGCACCTTTTTTTCCCAGGTAGAGCAAAAAGTAGAGAGAGAATGCTAACTAACTTGtttattcagatttttttttagcttaaagACTCATCTATTCATAAAACAGCACACAAGAACATAATGTCCGGCAAATGTTCAACAACAAACTATGCTTTTATAGGTGTAACCAAATGCAGTCAGGTtgatttattcaaattaaatcatATAATCTGACTTCAATAAAAGCAGTTAGATGTGTCGAAAGCAGAGGCAGAAGATACGAAAAAGTTTTGCTGAAGAATATACTTAATTTCTGTCTTAAAGTCTTGACATTGAAAAAGCTATTGcacattttcagcattattgTCCAGGTAATAAGATAGACTCCATTTAATAGTGGGGCATGTGAACTTGCCATTAAACAGCCAATTATAGGATTTTTACCAAAATGTATACAGTTCAACACATAAAAGATACTGCATGTGACAACTTGGCCCAACCTGTCAGTTGCTCTTGTATTGAGGTATATATGAGATATAACCcctgtgacaactagccccagtcTACCTAAAGCAATTCAGCTTCAGGTATGGGTGTTTTGGGGCTGTTGCTTCATAAACATTGAGCCTTATTATCCCTGAATGAAGCATCTGGATGAACTCACTATGTTGCAGCCTGTTTTGGGTGTTTGCCATCAGTTATTAACCGAGACTCTTAAATCCATGGTGCATAATTCTAACCAGTTGCCAAGATACATGAAACAGAGCTGCTAAACAAATTCACTTGGATACAGAGAATGTGCCAGACAGAACTTTGCACCTGGCAGTTTCCTGGTTATAGTTTTACAAACCTGCAAATAACCAAGATCATATTTCTTATCTAGTACATCAGTCCTGTTTATTATGAGCACACCAACATCTTTTTACTATGGATGTTTTCTGCCATAAAGCCAATttgcatgtgtgtatgtgtatgtgtgtctcaGCTGGGAGGGGTGAGTGTCTCATGTACACTCAGAGTACACTCACACATTCTCATTTAATCAATGTGTGTCAATGGAAGCAAAGTCATATGATGAGGCGTTACACTCAAAACACCTTATTCTAATTAGGACCTCTGGGCAGTAAGTAACTTTTTgcattgttttgtgttttgtttgtttgttttgtctgataaaaatttaatattttatcttttattatcATTTGTATTACCATAAGCAACCAATATCAGCCTAGTATCAACATAGCATAAccaacaaatttttttttttaaatgtattttaaaattcagcaatataattatataccaGTGGCATTAATAGtatttaaacaattaaaaatatttgataaatattattaaaaactacATGAGGCTTGGGTCAATGAAAAATAGGAGATGATAAAAAAtggaaatcattttaaaatctagTTTAACACTATAGATTatttttatacacacacaaagaaaatagatttaatgtttaatatcaAGTGATACTAAAATACTTTACTTGCTCTTTAAATACACATTAAGTCAAAAGTTAAAAAATTTCCATTTTAACACaacatgccttttttttttttttttttttttgtcatttctgcTCAATGACGTATAATCACCTGGTGTTTTGGTAACTTTGTTCCACTAAGTTGACTTGTATCtatgtccatttatttattcatttattatcattttgAAACCTAACATACTCcttttcataaaatgttttgCTTGAAAGGTGTGTCTgtgctattttttaaaataaatgtcactatttttatattttatcatatGTAATGTTCTAAATTTGACGCGATAGTGTCCAAATAAGTTTTGTAGCCTAACTATAACAACTTAATGGAGTTACAACAAATGAGAACAATACGCATTTCCCTTTAAAACGTATCGGGAATCCAGACATTCCAAGCAGCAAACATGATTCATGAAACACCCACGTTATCCGCTGATCTGTCATTCAGAGACACACCTGAGCATATACTGGAAGCCAGGTGACTTCTTGGCGACTTCTAGGACCTGtggccggttgcataaactgcaACTGTCCTTAGAATCTCAAATCAGATATTACAGGAGCTGAAGACTTTGAATCAAAGAATAACATGTCACTGATCGTTTTCTGTCGTCTTTCAGATACCCGGAACAGCATGCTGCGTAACTGCGCGCTCTCGCGCTCCCTGCTCGGCGTGACTCGACTACTGGACGGATGATTCGGACTGTGAACCGAACCGAACCGATCAGAACTATGGTCCTCTTGGATCCCTAAAGCCTCATAGAGACGACATAGCGAAAGATTGATTCTATGGGATTTTGTTCTTAACCAGTTTCTGTTGATCGTCTGTTGGAGAGCGAAACTGTTGCGCAATGGAGTTGACATGGTGGAGATTTCAACTGCTCCTATTGGCCAGCgcctgtgtgtgttcactggaGCGAGTCGAACACCATCCAGAGAACAACGTCATCTGTCCTCAGGTTGATTATTCATTTACTGaacaagtttgtttttattgcttcTTCATTTGTATAGTcgttaaaatatcaaatattataaatataaaacatctACTTTATGGTGTGCCGTTCACAAAATATTATaggcatattatattgtattatattgtattatattatatatatatataatataatacaatatatatatatatatatatatatatatatatatatatatatatatatagtctatattatataattttttacactgtaaaaatgaacagtgaacagtgaaacagtgaaaaaaaaaaaattcccaggACATACAaccaacataaaaaataaataaataaaaaaacaagaagaaaaatgtatttgttataTGTCAGGTTATCctagtaaattaaattaaattcatcaattaaatttacatagctaagttttttttttttttttttttttttacatgttgtATTTAatatcattgataataattcCAGAATTCTTTTTGAAATACAgataataattttgtttttaaggcACATATATGTATGGATATGCAATTTTCCCATATAATTatcaaaagaatatttaataaaaaaaatgaacatctTCTATTATTAAAAGgtatattgtttttaaattgatttaatcAATGTATTAAAAATTTGAGCCAGTAATGCATGTCAAACAGCACTGATTCAAATGGTAATACAAAAATTATTAGAAGATACAGGCAAGCAAGATATTGGTCTGATTATACTCTATACGTTTTTGTTTTTAGTCTCTTTCAAACTGCAGTTTGAGACATATAGAGCCTCTCGGAGCACATGATGTGGACTGTGGTCGTACGTATGTGTGTCGTCTGGAAGTGACGCCGAAATTGTGCTGTCACGGGAAGGACTGTAAACCGTGCTTGTGGAGCAACATACTTTTGAGTATTATTCCAGATCCAGTGGAAGAGGAGGACAGCGATATAGAGGGATCAGAATATGAAGATGAGAACAGTGGTAAGTCCTTATAGTCACAGCATATTACAGTTGTTGGTCTAATGTAGTACACAGAAATATGGTTTACATAATCACTAACTTTTCTAATTTCAGGAGAACGGGATTTAAGGTGTGTTTCAATGGCAAACAACACATCAGAAGATCAAAAAGTAAGTGTTTTGTtcatattgttgtttttattttaaaaaatgatgtcAGCACCATAATGATTCACTTTCATCTTTAATTAACAGAAGGAACACTTTCTCTGTGAAGAGCTACAGCAAGGTAGGCCAAGTGAACCTCAAAATATCTCttagtagtgttgtcaaaagttaGTAGGctactgaaaatttaaaaatgtgatgctttgagtgctgttgagagGATTGGCCTTTGTCTTCATGCACTCATCAggtatgtctgtgattggctacaatgatcaacgcttaaaaaacatgttgtaaagaCATCAGTGACGCTCTTcactgagcgcttacacagatacacatgctttcaaatgctccctctttcaaaatgctttcg encodes the following:
- the LOC125256642 gene encoding inter-alpha-trypsin inhibitor heavy chain H3-like isoform X4, which gives rise to MMDHRAALRLILLSVFLISASSQAVKKKQNVDIYSFYINSTVTSRYATTVITSRVANTLNESQEIQFEVKIPKTAFISKFRMTIEGKTYDGVVKEKQEAQQQYSKAVSRGQSAGLIKSVGRTLEDFKTSVTVAALSKVTFELTYEELLKRRLGKYELLINAQPMQPVADFKMDVHIQEKPGISFLEVKGDLSTGDLANAIKTTRADKDAWVTFYPTRDQQTKCKSCGESGLNGDLLITYDVERRNPKGEVMVSNGYFVHYFAPSDVPRIPKNVVFIIDRSGSMYGRKIDQTRLALLRILSDLDEDDHFGLITFDHLVDTWKRELLKATKQNLENAKSFVKKIREGGTTDINAAVLAGVDMINRHPRVGTASILILLTDGDPTSGETNIERIMANVKKAIGLKFPLYCLGFGHDVNFDFLTKMSLENGGVARRIYEDSDADLQLQGFYDEVAVPLLADIQLKYTGGTNLTKTSFTLYFNGSEIVVSGQITDNSVESFSTEVIAVSKGSSVTYQDTVMIKDPSDVPPENEDFMQRLWAYLTVKQLLERQVLLKGQEKEDEEKEALKLSLKYQFVTPLTSMVVTKPQKDEVEVADKPKEGKEEPEYTQFGYGKVHGHHSSANKFLSHPSLLAVAGPSPTICSNCFLLPAAGQSKPLCFDVPVPHKLKLLQDSASEFVMNGESLSGQNGFNQIAFHYKSNHHLIISKQSISYRNGQDDVQILWGQTPTQHDTEGVSLVVHEGQMNVTMGNIRVVILLQKKDQVLFLWPAIWEYPKDVNLTGILGKPNISYEGIEGSQTPTLKIMNKEVETYLETVSDYRLHSTPFRECWHVPFQAVMGGEISDFTVTQL
- the LOC125256642 gene encoding inter-alpha-trypsin inhibitor heavy chain H3-like isoform X3, with translation MMDHRAALRLILLSVFLISASSQAVKKKQNVDIYSFYINSTVTSRYATTVITSRVANTLNESQEIQFEVKIPKTAFISKFRMTIEGKTYDGVVKEKQEAQQQYSKAVSRGQSAGLIKSVGRTLEDFKTSVTVAALSKVTFELTYEELLKRRLGKYELLINAQPMQPVADFKMDVHIQEKPGISFLEVKGDLSTGDLANAIKTTRADKDAWVTFYPTRDQQTKCKSCGESGLNGDLLITYDVERRNPKGEVMVSNGYFVHYFAPSDVPRIPKNVVFIIDRSGSMYGRKIDQTRLALLRILSDLDEDDHFGLITFDHLVDTWKRELLKATKQNLENAKSFVKKIREGGTTDINAAVLAGVDMINRHPRVGTASILILLTDGDPTSGETNIERIMANVKKAIGLKFPLYCLGFGHDVNFDFLTKMSLENGGVARRIYEDSDADLQLQGFYDEVAVPLLADIQLKYTGGTNLTKTSFTLYFNGSEIVVSGQITDNSVESFSTEVIAVSKGSSVTYQDTVMIKDPSDVPPENEDFMQRLWAYLTVKQLLERQVLLKGQEKEDEEKEALKLSLKYQFVTPLTSMVVTKPQKDEVEVADKPKEGKEEPEYTQFGYGKVHGHHSSVADDTDYGFFDSDPDPDFYLHSVMPTYSSVTEQLHTTENPIVQVCSNCFLLPAAGQSKPLCFDVPVPHKLKLLQDSASEFVMNGESLSGQNGFNQIAFHYKSNHHLIISKQSISYRNGQDDVQILWGQTPTQHDTEGVSLVVHEGQMNVTMGNIRVVILLQKKDQVLFLWPAIWEYPKDVNLTGILGKPNISYEGIEGSQTPTLKIMNKEVETYLETVSDYRLHSTPFRECWHVPFQAVMGGEISDFTVTQL
- the LOC125256642 gene encoding inter-alpha-trypsin inhibitor heavy chain H3-like isoform X1 — encoded protein: MMDHRAALRLILLSVFLISASSQAVKKKQNVDIYSFYINSTVTSRYATTVITSRVANTLNESQEIQFEVKIPKTAFISKFRMTIEGKTYDGVVKEKQEAQQQYSKAVSRGQSAGLIKSVGRTLEDFKTSVTVAALSKVTFELTYEELLKRRLGKYELLINAQPMQPVADFKMDVHIQEKPGISFLEVKGDLSTGDLANAIKTTRADKDAWVTFYPTRDQQTKCKSCGESGLNGDLLITYDVERRNPKGEVMVSNGYFVHYFAPSDVPRIPKNVVFIIDRSGSMYGRKIDQTRLALLRILSDLDEDDHFGLITFDHLVDTWKRELLKATKQNLENAKSFVKKIREGGTTDINAAVLAGVDMINRHPRVGTASILILLTDGDPTSGETNIERIMANVKKAIGLKFPLYCLGFGHDVNFDFLTKMSLENGGVARRIYEDSDADLQLQGFYDEVAVPLLADIQLKYTGGTNLTKTSFTLYFNGSEIVVSGQITDNSVESFSTEVIAVSKGSSVTYQDTVMIKDPSDVPPENEDFMQRLWAYLTVKQLLERQVLLKGQEKEDEEKEALKLSLKYQFVTPLTSMVVTKPQKDEVEVADKPKEGKEEPEYTQFGYGKVHGHHSSANKFLSHPSLLAVAGPSPTIADDTDYGFFDSDPDPDFYLHSVMPTYSSVTEQLHTTENPIVQVCSNCFLLPAAGQSKPLCFDVPVPHKLKLLQDSASEFVMNGESLSGQNGFNQIAFHYKSNHHLIISKQSISYRNGQDDVQILWGQTPTQHDTEGVSLVVHEGQMNVTMGNIRVVILLQKKDQVLFLWPAIWEYPKDVNLTGILGKPNISYEGIEGSQTPTLKIMNKEVETYLETVSDYRLHSTPFRECWHVPFQAVMGGEISDFTVTQL
- the LOC125256642 gene encoding inter-alpha-trypsin inhibitor heavy chain H3-like isoform X5 — its product is MMDHRAALRLILLSVFLISASSQAVKKKQNVDIYSFYINSTVTSRYATTVITSRVANTLNESQEIQFEVKIPKTAFISKFRMTIEGKTYDGVVKEKQEAQQQYSKAVSRGQSAGLIKSVGRTLEDFKTSVTVAALSKVTFELTYEELLKRRLGKYELLINAQPMQPVADFKMDVHIQEKPGISFLEVKGDLSTGDLANAIKTTRADKDAWVTFYPTRDQQTKCKSCGESGLNGDLLITYDVERRNPKGEVMVSNGYFVHYFAPSDVPRIPKNVVFIIDRSGSMYGRKIDQTRLALLRILSDLDEDDHFGLITFDHLVDTWKRELLKATKQNLENAKSFVKKIREGGTTDINAAVLAGVDMINRHPRVGTASILILLTDGDPTSGETNIERIMANVKKAIGLKFPLYCLGFGHDVNFDFLTKMSLENGGVARRIYEDSDADLQLQGFYDEVAVPLLADIQLKYTGGTNLTKTSFTLYFNGSEIVVSGQITDNSVESFSTEVIAVSKGSSVTYQDTVMIKDPSDVPPENEDFMQRLWAYLTVKQLLERQVLLKGQEKEDEEKEALKLSLKYQFVTPLTSMVVTKPQKDEVEVADKPKEGKEEPEYTQFGYGKVHGHHSSAVAGPSPTICSNCFLLPAAGQSKPLCFDVPVPHKLKLLQDSASEFVMNGESLSGQNGFNQIAFHYKSNHHLIISKQSISYRNGQDDVQILWGQTPTQHDTEGVSLVVHEGQMNVTMGNIRVVILLQKKDQVLFLWPAIWEYPKDVNLTGILGKPNISYEGIEGSQTPTLKIMNKEVETYLETVSDYRLHSTPFRECWHVPFQAVMGGEISDFTVTQL
- the LOC125256642 gene encoding inter-alpha-trypsin inhibitor heavy chain H3-like isoform X2 translates to MMDHRAALRLILLSVFLISASSQAVKKKQNVDIYSFYINSTVTSRYATTVITSRVANTLNESQEIQFEVKIPKTAFISKFRMTIEGKTYDGVVKEKQEAQQQYSKAVSRGQSAGLIKSVGRTLEDFKTSVTVAALSKVTFELTYEELLKRRLGKYELLINAQPMQPVADFKMDVHIQEKPGISFLEVKGDLSTGDLANAIKTTRADKDAWVTFYPTRDQQTKCKSCGESGLNGDLLITYDVERRNPKGEVMVSNGYFVHYFAPSDVPRIPKNVVFIIDRSGSMYGRKIDQTRLALLRILSDLDEDDHFGLITFDHLVDTWKRELLKATKQNLENAKSFVKKIREGGTTDINAAVLAGVDMINRHPRVGTASILILLTDGDPTSGETNIERIMANVKKAIGLKFPLYCLGFGHDVNFDFLTKMSLENGGVARRIYEDSDADLQLQGFYDEVAVPLLADIQLKYTGGTNLTKTSFTLYFNGSEIVVSGQITDNSVESFSTEVIAVSKGSSVTYQDTVMIKDPSDVPPENEDFMQRLWAYLTVKQLLERQVLLKGQEKEDEEKEALKLSLKYQFVTPLTSMVVTKPQKDEVEVADKPKEGKEEPEYTQFGYGKVHGHHSSAVAGPSPTIADDTDYGFFDSDPDPDFYLHSVMPTYSSVTEQLHTTENPIVQVCSNCFLLPAAGQSKPLCFDVPVPHKLKLLQDSASEFVMNGESLSGQNGFNQIAFHYKSNHHLIISKQSISYRNGQDDVQILWGQTPTQHDTEGVSLVVHEGQMNVTMGNIRVVILLQKKDQVLFLWPAIWEYPKDVNLTGILGKPNISYEGIEGSQTPTLKIMNKEVETYLETVSDYRLHSTPFRECWHVPFQAVMGGEISDFTVTQL